In the genome of Actinomadura graeca, one region contains:
- a CDS encoding MEDS domain-containing protein: MAHSKAVGGMLPGDHAYVAYDTDAERDAIMAAYVRDGLRAGHAVIRLVDSAPGGPAAARPPAGTGGDDDGDVIVLPADIGLTGTGLADAIGAATRGGRTGVRLTAEASPSPRGWPGTEAFAAFEAALHRAATAPGSRVMALCLFDRRWFGAAHLRMLDGRHGVRVRADDLFDDGVLTITPLFAPPGLRLSGAIDESTLPALVAALRDYDLRAGPGDAHLCLDLARLDFCDLDGLRTLIEANRTSAVLDRQVILRAIPGCVELMLRASGWETAPGVVREAAL, translated from the coding sequence ATGGCGCACTCCAAGGCGGTCGGCGGGATGCTGCCCGGCGACCACGCGTACGTCGCCTACGACACCGACGCCGAGCGTGACGCGATCATGGCCGCGTACGTCCGGGACGGGCTGCGCGCCGGCCACGCCGTCATCCGCCTCGTGGACAGTGCCCCGGGAGGGCCCGCTGCGGCGCGTCCGCCCGCCGGGACCGGCGGTGACGACGACGGCGACGTGATCGTCCTGCCCGCGGACATCGGCCTTACGGGCACCGGCCTCGCGGACGCGATCGGCGCCGCGACGCGCGGCGGCCGCACGGGCGTGCGCCTCACCGCCGAGGCGTCGCCGTCCCCGCGAGGCTGGCCCGGCACCGAGGCGTTCGCCGCGTTCGAGGCCGCGCTCCACCGCGCCGCCACCGCGCCCGGGTCCCGGGTGATGGCGCTGTGCCTGTTCGACCGGCGCTGGTTCGGCGCCGCGCACCTGCGGATGCTGGACGGCCGCCACGGCGTCCGCGTCCGCGCCGACGACCTGTTCGACGACGGCGTCCTGACGATCACCCCGCTATTCGCGCCGCCCGGGCTGCGGCTGTCCGGGGCGATCGACGAGTCCACCCTGCCCGCCCTGGTCGCGGCGCTGCGCGACTACGACCTGCGCGCCGGGCCGGGCGACGCGCACCTGTGCCTCGATCTGGCCCGGCTCGACTTCTGCGACCTGGACGGGCTGCGGACGCTGATCGAGGCCAACCGGACCAGCGCCGTCCTCGACCGGCAGGTGATCCTGCGCGCGATCCCCGGCTGCGTGGAGCTGATGCTGCGCGCGTCCGGCTGGGAGACCGCGCCGGGCGTCGTGCGGGAGGCGGCCCTGTGA
- a CDS encoding DUF2017 domain-containing protein, which translates to MSDVRKTRHGVRVRLEAEETALVRALMEQLLALLGDRPGADDGLADELASLGIAEDATKPDDPVLARLFPDAYRDDGEAAGEFRRYTEMGLRDGKREAATTVLGSLREPRADIVLDQEQAQAWLRALNDVRLALGTRLDIREEWYDEASRLDPRDPRTPMFAAYDWLTMLQESLVRVLW; encoded by the coding sequence ATGAGCGATGTGAGGAAGACCCGCCACGGCGTGAGGGTCCGGCTGGAGGCCGAGGAGACGGCCCTGGTCCGGGCGCTGATGGAGCAGCTCCTCGCGCTGCTCGGAGACCGTCCCGGCGCCGACGACGGGCTCGCGGACGAGCTGGCCTCGCTCGGCATCGCCGAGGACGCCACCAAACCCGACGACCCCGTCCTCGCGCGGCTGTTCCCCGACGCCTACCGCGATGACGGCGAGGCCGCCGGGGAGTTCCGCCGCTACACCGAGATGGGCCTGCGCGACGGCAAGCGCGAGGCGGCCACCACGGTCCTCGGCTCGCTCAGGGAGCCCCGCGCCGACATCGTCCTCGACCAGGAGCAGGCGCAGGCGTGGCTGCGCGCGCTGAACGACGTGCGGCTGGCGCTGGGCACGCGGCTCGACATCCGCGAGGAGTGGTACGACGAGGCGTCGCGGCTCGATCCGCGCGACCCCCGCACGCCCATGTTCGCCGCGTACGACTGGCTCACGATGCTCCAGGAGAGCCTCGTCCGCGTCCTCTGGTAG
- a CDS encoding nicotinate phosphoribosyltransferase, whose translation MVHTAGRKVPVVDLGDGTALLTDRYELTMLQAALRGGTAGRRAVFEVFARSLPAGRRYGVVAGTGRLLDAIEAFRFDRAELDFLTANRIVDEPTAQWLEKYRFSGNVWGYSEGECFFPDSPILVVEGTFAEAVLLETVALSILNHDCAIASAASRMTQAAHGRPIIEMGSRRTHERAAVASARAAYIAGFATTSNLEAGRLYGVPTAGTAAHSFTLLHDSERHGFQAQLASLGEDTTLLVDTYDVERAVRTAVELAGPSLGAVRIDSGDLGVMARRVREQLDSLGARDTRIVVTGDLDEFGIAALAAAPVDGYGVGTSLVTGSGAPTASLVYKLVARSDAPDPEAPMRPVAKRSVGKPSRGGRKAAVRRVDGHGTAYAETVTTGEPAPGPRDRVLQVPLVLNGDIVGREPLGTAREHHARALAELPPTALQLSKGDPAVPTEFVDGGPRR comes from the coding sequence ATGGTGCACACAGCGGGCCGTAAGGTGCCAGTTGTGGACCTTGGCGACGGCACCGCCCTGCTCACCGACCGTTACGAGCTGACCATGCTCCAGGCCGCGCTCCGCGGCGGGACGGCCGGGCGGCGCGCCGTCTTCGAGGTGTTCGCCCGGAGCCTGCCCGCCGGGCGCAGGTACGGCGTCGTCGCGGGCACCGGGAGGCTGCTGGACGCGATCGAGGCGTTCCGGTTCGACCGGGCGGAGCTGGACTTCCTGACGGCGAACCGCATCGTGGACGAGCCCACCGCGCAATGGCTGGAAAAATACCGCTTCTCGGGGAATGTTTGGGGATATTCGGAAGGCGAGTGCTTTTTCCCGGACTCGCCGATCTTGGTGGTCGAGGGGACGTTCGCGGAGGCGGTCCTGCTGGAGACGGTCGCGCTGTCGATCCTCAACCACGATTGCGCCATCGCCTCGGCGGCGTCCCGGATGACCCAGGCCGCCCACGGCCGGCCGATCATCGAGATGGGATCGCGGCGGACGCACGAGCGGGCCGCCGTGGCGTCCGCCCGCGCCGCCTACATCGCCGGGTTCGCCACCACGTCCAACCTGGAGGCCGGGCGGCTCTACGGCGTGCCCACCGCGGGGACGGCCGCGCACTCCTTCACCCTCCTGCACGACAGCGAGCGGCATGGGTTCCAGGCACAGCTCGCGTCGCTGGGCGAGGACACGACCCTTCTGGTCGACACCTATGACGTCGAACGGGCCGTCCGGACGGCGGTGGAACTGGCCGGGCCGTCCCTCGGGGCCGTCCGGATCGACAGCGGCGACCTCGGCGTGATGGCCCGCCGCGTGCGCGAGCAGCTCGACTCCCTCGGCGCCCGCGACACGCGCATCGTGGTGACCGGCGACCTCGACGAGTTCGGCATCGCGGCGCTCGCCGCGGCCCCCGTGGACGGATACGGCGTCGGCACGTCCCTGGTGACCGGCTCCGGCGCGCCCACGGCGTCGCTCGTGTACAAGCTGGTCGCCCGGTCGGACGCCCCCGACCCGGAGGCCCCGATGCGCCCCGTGGCCAAGCGCTCCGTGGGCAAGCCGAGCCGCGGCGGGCGCAAGGCGGCCGTCCGGCGCGTCGACGGGCACGGCACCGCCTACGCCGAGACGGTCACGACCGGGGAACCCGCCCCCGGGCCCCGCGACCGCGTCCTCCAGGTTCCGCTGGTGCTGAACGGCGACATCGTCGGCCGGGAGCCGCTCGGCACGGCCCGGGAGCACCACGCGCGGGCGCTGGCGGAGCTGCCGCCGACCGCGCTCCAGCTCTCCAAGGGCGACCCGGCCGTCCCCACCGAGTTCGTCGACGGCGGCCCGCGCCGCTGA
- a CDS encoding PLP-dependent cysteine synthase family protein: MRFDSLLDSLGGTPLVGLPRLSPSADVRLWAKLEDRNPTGSVKDRPAFHMIEKAEKDGLLTPGCTILEPTSGNTGISLAMVAKLRGYRMVCVMPENTSAERRQLLEMWGARIISSPAAGGSNEAVRVAKGLAAENPDWVMLYQYGNEANALAHYETTGPELLADLPSVTHFVAGLGTTGTLMGVGRYLREHVPGVKIVAAEPRYGELVYGLRNIDEGFIPELYDDSVLTSRFSVGSRDALRRTRELLEQEGIFAGISTGGALHAALGMAAKAVKAGERADIAFVVADGGWKYLSTGAYGGTLEEAEARLEGQLWA; encoded by the coding sequence ATGCGTTTCGACTCGCTGCTGGACTCGCTCGGCGGCACGCCCCTGGTCGGGCTGCCGCGGCTCTCGCCGTCCGCCGACGTCCGGCTCTGGGCCAAGCTGGAGGACCGCAACCCCACCGGCTCGGTGAAGGACCGGCCCGCCTTCCACATGATCGAGAAGGCGGAGAAGGACGGGCTGCTCACGCCGGGCTGCACGATCCTGGAGCCGACGTCCGGGAACACCGGCATCTCCCTGGCCATGGTCGCCAAGCTCCGCGGCTACCGCATGGTCTGCGTCATGCCCGAGAACACCTCCGCCGAGCGCCGCCAGCTCCTGGAGATGTGGGGGGCGCGGATCATCTCGTCCCCGGCCGCGGGCGGCTCCAACGAGGCCGTCCGCGTCGCGAAGGGCCTGGCGGCCGAGAACCCCGACTGGGTCATGCTCTACCAGTACGGCAACGAGGCCAACGCCCTCGCGCACTACGAGACGACCGGCCCGGAGCTCCTCGCGGACCTGCCGTCGGTGACCCACTTCGTCGCCGGGCTCGGCACGACCGGCACGCTGATGGGCGTCGGCCGCTACCTGCGCGAGCACGTCCCCGGCGTCAAGATCGTCGCCGCCGAGCCGCGGTACGGGGAGCTGGTGTACGGGCTGCGCAACATCGACGAGGGGTTCATCCCCGAGCTGTACGACGACTCCGTCCTGACCAGCCGCTTCTCCGTCGGCTCCCGGGACGCGCTGCGCCGCACCCGCGAGCTGCTGGAGCAGGAGGGCATCTTCGCGGGCATCTCCACCGGCGGCGCCCTGCACGCCGCGCTCGGCATGGCGGCCAAGGCCGTCAAGGCGGGCGAGCGCGCGGACATCGCGTTCGTCGTCGCGGACGGCGGCTGGAAGTACCTGTCCACCGGGGCGTACGGCGGCACCCTGGAGGAGGCCGAGGCGCGCCTCGAAGGCCAGCTCTGGGCGTGA
- a CDS encoding MEDS domain-containing protein — MTDRRKAVREMELGDHLCLLFDNDEERRSIMAAYVRDGVRAGHKIIYISDAVRAGDVLGWLAGDGRDAVMPEEGAPVDLAEAMEAGHFVVRTAEETFLASGRFEPQESIELMATEIDLALVQGYSGVRVAGEARFSLRRWPGTDQHGDFERMLDQVFMTTDIKAMAICQFDRRWFNAGYLAELESCHMGRVRVNDYYDDGTLRITPIFSPPGVELSGVIDGATGPAAEKVLASISTRTGLLCLDLGGVTGCDDDGLRLLTRADRPDLGPNRGLLLRGVPPGLGERLRSSGLAAAQGVAIEDGPG, encoded by the coding sequence ATGACCGACCGGCGGAAGGCCGTCCGCGAGATGGAGCTCGGCGACCATCTGTGCCTGCTCTTCGACAACGACGAGGAACGGCGGTCGATCATGGCCGCCTACGTCCGTGACGGCGTCCGCGCGGGGCACAAGATCATCTATATCTCGGACGCCGTGCGCGCGGGCGACGTCCTCGGCTGGCTGGCCGGGGACGGGCGGGACGCCGTCATGCCCGAGGAGGGCGCGCCGGTCGACCTGGCCGAGGCGATGGAGGCGGGGCACTTCGTCGTCCGGACGGCGGAGGAGACCTTCCTGGCCAGCGGGCGGTTCGAGCCGCAGGAGAGCATCGAGCTGATGGCGACCGAGATCGACCTCGCGCTCGTCCAGGGGTACTCCGGCGTGCGCGTCGCGGGCGAGGCGCGGTTCTCCCTGCGCCGCTGGCCCGGCACCGACCAGCACGGCGACTTCGAGCGGATGCTCGACCAGGTCTTCATGACCACCGACATCAAGGCGATGGCCATCTGCCAGTTCGACCGGCGCTGGTTCAACGCCGGGTACCTGGCGGAGCTGGAGTCCTGCCACATGGGCCGGGTCCGGGTCAACGACTACTACGACGACGGGACGCTGCGCATCACGCCGATCTTCAGCCCGCCCGGGGTGGAGCTGTCCGGGGTGATCGACGGGGCGACCGGCCCGGCGGCGGAGAAGGTCCTCGCGTCGATCTCCACCCGCACCGGCCTGCTCTGCCTGGACCTCGGCGGCGTCACCGGCTGCGACGACGACGGGCTGCGGCTGCTGACCCGCGCCGACCGTCCCGACCTCGGCCCGAACCGGGGGCTGCTGCTGCGCGGCGTCCCCCCGGGGCTCGGCGAGCGGCTCCGCTCGTCCGGGCTGGCCGCGGCGCAGGGCGTGGCGATCGAGGACGGGCCGGGCTGA
- the murI gene encoding glutamate racemase, giving the protein MSDSPGGDSPIGIFDSGFGGLTVARAILDQLPNEPIVYLGDSARQPYGPRPIAEVRAFALEMLDQLVDEGVKMLVIACNSASSAMLRDARERYDVPVIEVINPATRRAARATGNGRVGLIATEATVNSRAYEDAFAAAPHIELVSAACPRFVEFVESGVTMSAELLDVARGYLRPIADAGCDTLILGCTHYPHLTGVISYVVGDGVTLVSSADETAKDVYRVLHDRGLARAESMPEPRHRFRATGDPEVFATLGRRFLGPEIGSVETTLSKALTT; this is encoded by the coding sequence ATGTCAGACTCACCAGGCGGCGATTCGCCGATCGGCATCTTCGACAGCGGATTCGGCGGGCTCACCGTCGCCCGGGCGATCCTCGACCAGCTGCCGAACGAGCCGATCGTCTACCTCGGTGACTCCGCCCGGCAGCCGTACGGGCCCCGTCCCATCGCCGAGGTGCGCGCGTTCGCGCTGGAGATGCTCGACCAGCTGGTCGACGAGGGCGTGAAGATGCTGGTGATCGCCTGCAACAGCGCCAGCTCGGCGATGCTGCGCGACGCCCGGGAACGCTACGACGTCCCGGTGATCGAGGTCATCAACCCCGCCACCCGGCGCGCCGCACGCGCCACCGGGAACGGGCGGGTCGGGCTGATCGCCACCGAGGCCACGGTCAACAGCCGGGCCTACGAGGACGCGTTCGCCGCCGCGCCGCACATCGAGCTGGTCAGCGCCGCCTGCCCGCGCTTCGTCGAGTTCGTCGAGTCGGGCGTGACGATGAGCGCGGAGCTCCTGGACGTCGCCCGCGGCTACCTCCGGCCGATCGCGGACGCCGGATGCGACACCCTCATCCTCGGCTGCACGCACTACCCGCATCTCACGGGGGTCATCTCCTACGTCGTCGGAGACGGGGTGACACTGGTATCGAGTGCCGACGAGACCGCCAAGGACGTGTACCGGGTGCTGCACGACCGCGGGCTCGCGCGCGCGGAGTCGATGCCGGAGCCCCGTCACCGCTTCCGCGCGACCGGGGACCCCGAGGTGTTCGCCACGCTCGGCCGCCGGTTCCTCGGGCCGGAGATCGGCTCGGTGGAGACCACCCTGAGCAAGGCTCTGACCACCTGA
- a CDS encoding thioesterase family protein: protein MSGFGDATAVERTGEGRYKVELDGDYAFAGAVNGGYLMAVLDRAAVDLSPHEHPVSTAATFLRVATAGPAEVIVEPRKTGRTTATSLVTLVQDGRRAVDALVTTGTLDTGTEASWTGPRPVPSLPPLEECADFAATTGEQGFAAQVDMRFDRSTMGWLEGRPSGSAELRAWFRLRDPHEPDAFALALAVDALPPVALNLGAKGWAPTVELTWHMRAVPAPGWLTLHGGGRLLSGGWFDEEVEVWDSAGRLVAQSRQIAREGR from the coding sequence ATGAGCGGGTTCGGCGACGCCACCGCCGTCGAGCGGACCGGCGAGGGCCGCTACAAGGTCGAGCTCGACGGGGACTACGCGTTCGCCGGGGCCGTCAACGGCGGCTATCTGATGGCGGTCCTCGACAGGGCGGCCGTCGACCTCTCCCCGCACGAGCACCCCGTCTCGACCGCGGCGACGTTCCTGCGCGTGGCCACGGCCGGGCCCGCCGAGGTGATCGTCGAGCCGCGCAAGACGGGCCGCACCACCGCCACGTCCCTGGTCACCCTCGTCCAGGACGGCCGCCGCGCCGTGGACGCGCTGGTCACCACCGGCACCCTCGACACCGGCACCGAGGCGTCCTGGACCGGCCCGCGGCCCGTCCCGTCCCTCCCGCCGCTGGAGGAGTGCGCCGACTTCGCCGCCACCACCGGTGAGCAGGGCTTCGCCGCCCAGGTCGACATGCGTTTCGACCGTTCCACGATGGGCTGGCTGGAGGGCCGTCCGAGCGGCAGCGCCGAGCTCCGCGCCTGGTTCCGGCTCCGCGACCCCCACGAGCCCGACGCGTTCGCGCTCGCCCTCGCCGTGGACGCGCTGCCCCCCGTCGCCCTCAACCTCGGCGCCAAGGGCTGGGCGCCGACCGTCGAGCTGACCTGGCACATGCGGGCCGTCCCCGCGCCCGGCTGGCTCACCCTCCACGGCGGCGGGCGGCTGCTGTCCGGCGGCTGGTTCGACGAGGAGGTCGAGGTCTGGGACTCGGCGGGGCGCCTCGTCGCGCAGAGCCGCCAGATCGCCCGCGAGGGCCGCTGA
- a CDS encoding isochorismatase family protein, translated as MGKKALIIVDVQNDFCEGGSLAVAGGAGVATAISGYVAARRDEYAHIVATRDFHLDPGAHFSDTPDFADSWPPHCVIGTPGADFHPNLALAPIETVFSKGREAAAYSGFEGATDDDVPLADWLGARGVDTVDIVGIATDHCVRATAVDAARAGLRTTVLLDLTAAVGKASADRALAELKDEGVALSGEPVVGS; from the coding sequence ATGGGCAAGAAGGCTCTGATCATCGTGGATGTGCAGAACGACTTCTGCGAGGGCGGCTCGCTGGCCGTCGCGGGCGGCGCGGGCGTGGCCACGGCGATCTCCGGGTACGTGGCCGCGCGCCGGGACGAGTACGCGCACATCGTGGCGACCCGCGACTTCCACCTGGACCCCGGTGCCCACTTCTCCGACACCCCCGACTTCGCCGACTCGTGGCCGCCGCACTGCGTGATCGGCACGCCGGGCGCCGACTTCCACCCGAACCTGGCCCTCGCCCCCATCGAGACGGTCTTCAGCAAGGGCCGCGAGGCCGCCGCCTACAGCGGCTTCGAAGGCGCCACCGACGACGACGTGCCGCTCGCCGACTGGCTGGGCGCGCGCGGGGTGGACACCGTCGACATCGTCGGGATCGCCACCGACCACTGCGTCCGGGCCACGGCCGTGGACGCCGCCCGCGCGGGCCTGCGCACGACCGTCCTGCTCGACCTCACCGCCGCCGTCGGGAAGGCCAGCGCCGACCGCGCGCTCGCGGAGTTGAAGGACGAGGGCGTCGCCCTGTCCGGCGAGCCCGTGGTGGGCTCCTGA
- a CDS encoding Mov34/MPN/PAD-1 family protein, with amino-acid sequence MLTIERALVDRIVAHARADHPDEACGVIAGPIGSDRPVRYIPMTNAERSPTFYRFDSLEQLKVWREMDDRDEEPVVIYHSHTSTEAYPSRTDISYASEPNAHYVLVSTREEGETEFRSYRIVDGEVTEEEVAIVEPSA; translated from the coding sequence ATGCTGACGATCGAGCGGGCCCTGGTTGACCGGATCGTCGCGCATGCGCGCGCGGACCATCCCGACGAGGCGTGCGGCGTGATCGCCGGCCCGATCGGGTCCGACCGTCCCGTCCGGTACATCCCGATGACCAATGCCGAGCGCTCCCCGACGTTCTACCGGTTCGACTCCCTGGAGCAGCTCAAGGTGTGGCGGGAGATGGACGACCGGGACGAGGAGCCCGTCGTGATCTACCACTCGCACACCTCCACCGAGGCGTACCCGTCCCGGACCGACATCTCCTACGCCTCCGAGCCGAACGCCCACTACGTCCTCGTCTCCACGCGCGAGGAGGGCGAGACCGAGTTCCGGTCCTACCGGATCGTGGACGGCGAGGTGACCGAGGAAGAGGTCGCGATCGTCGAGCCGTCCGCCTGA
- a CDS encoding MoaD/ThiS family protein — translation MAIEVRIPTILRNLTDGAKAVEGKGATLDELFSDLDARHTGLRARLVDDKGLRKFVNVYLNDEDVRFLGGLETAVADGDNVTILPAVAGG, via the coding sequence ATGGCGATCGAGGTCCGGATCCCGACGATCCTGCGCAACCTCACCGACGGCGCCAAAGCCGTCGAGGGCAAGGGCGCCACCCTGGACGAGCTGTTCAGCGACCTGGACGCGCGGCACACCGGCCTGCGCGCCCGGCTGGTGGACGACAAGGGACTGCGCAAGTTCGTCAACGTCTACCTCAACGACGAGGACGTCCGCTTCCTCGGCGGCCTGGAGACCGCGGTCGCCGACGGCGACAACGTCACGATCCTGCCGGCCGTGGCCGGCGGCTGA
- a CDS encoding anti-sigma factor RsbA family regulatory protein, with protein MSAYPAEPPARPAGGAGPVLGEVLGDRARDVLVHRALPYATRGEFALTAVPYLRAGCRAGDAVVVVSAPDTAALLRERLGAGTAARVEFIDSADWFQGPMHALAAYHDRTRADWWPRGRVRLLAEPVWDGLTPLETREWKRHEAILNVAFGGTPTSIMCAYDASALPGHVLADAARTHPEIAGPDGVRPSERFTDPSAFYAECNAVPLPPPPPDAARKAFAAGELPGLRGFLGAEALRLGLPDDRSLPFVLAVNEVATNIIRQGGGRGSLWVWAEEGGLVCDVSDPGRALTDRFLGYAPPRGQRSGEAVMWAVRRLCHIVEIRSGADGTRIRMHVRFG; from the coding sequence GTGAGCGCGTACCCCGCGGAGCCCCCGGCCAGGCCGGCCGGGGGCGCAGGGCCGGTCCTCGGCGAGGTCCTCGGCGACCGGGCCCGCGACGTGCTCGTCCACCGGGCGCTGCCGTACGCGACGCGCGGCGAGTTCGCGCTGACCGCCGTCCCCTACCTGCGGGCGGGATGCCGCGCGGGCGACGCCGTCGTGGTCGTCTCCGCGCCGGACACGGCGGCGCTCCTGCGCGAGCGGCTCGGCGCCGGGACGGCCGCGCGGGTCGAGTTCATCGACTCCGCCGACTGGTTCCAGGGCCCGATGCACGCGCTGGCCGCCTACCACGACCGGACGCGCGCCGACTGGTGGCCGCGCGGGCGGGTCCGGCTGCTCGCCGAGCCGGTCTGGGACGGGCTCACGCCGCTGGAGACCCGCGAGTGGAAGCGGCACGAGGCGATCCTGAACGTGGCGTTCGGCGGCACCCCGACCTCGATCATGTGCGCCTACGACGCGTCCGCGCTGCCCGGCCACGTCCTCGCGGACGCGGCCCGCACCCACCCCGAGATCGCCGGGCCGGACGGGGTGCGGCCGAGCGAGCGCTTCACCGACCCGTCCGCCTTCTACGCCGAGTGCAACGCCGTCCCGCTGCCGCCACCGCCGCCGGACGCCGCGCGGAAGGCGTTCGCCGCCGGGGAACTGCCCGGCCTGCGCGGCTTCCTGGGCGCCGAGGCGCTCAGGCTCGGGCTGCCGGACGACCGCTCGCTCCCGTTCGTCCTCGCCGTCAACGAGGTCGCCACGAACATCATCCGCCAGGGCGGCGGCCGGGGCTCGCTGTGGGTGTGGGCCGAGGAGGGCGGGCTCGTCTGCGACGTCAGCGACCCGGGGCGGGCCCTCACCGACCGGTTCCTCGGGTACGCGCCGCCGCGCGGGCAGCGCAGCGGCGAGGCGGTGATGTGGGCCGTCCGGAGGCTGTGCCACATCGTGGAGATCCGCTCCGGTGCGGACGGCACCCGCATCCGCATGCACGTCAGGTTCGGGTGA
- the clpS gene encoding ATP-dependent Clp protease adapter ClpS — protein MSTAPAPVELERPDAEEDVSADRPWLAIVWNDPINLMSYVTYVFQTVFGYGKPKAEKLMLDVHHKGRAVVANGTREEMERDVEILHSYGLWATVKRDD, from the coding sequence ATGAGCACGGCGCCGGCGCCGGTCGAGCTGGAGCGGCCGGACGCCGAGGAGGACGTGAGCGCCGATCGGCCCTGGCTGGCGATCGTGTGGAACGACCCGATCAACCTGATGTCCTACGTCACCTACGTGTTCCAGACCGTGTTCGGCTACGGCAAGCCCAAGGCCGAGAAGCTGATGCTGGACGTCCACCACAAGGGCCGCGCCGTCGTGGCCAACGGCACCCGCGAGGAGATGGAGCGCGACGTGGAGATCCTCCACTCCTACGGGCTGTGGGCCACCGTGAAACGGGACGACTGA
- a CDS encoding MBL fold metallo-hydrolase has translation MRVTVIGCSGSFPGPESPASSYLIEADGYAMLLDLGNGALGSLQRFHPLYEIDAVCISHLHADHCLDLCGYWVARTYRPSGPPPRIPVHGPEGTAARLARAYDLDPDPGMTGTFDFETLRRGPYDIGPFRVTTALMPHPVEAYAFRIEHGGKALAYSGDTGASETLVDLARGADLFLCEASFLDGPGLPSRLHLTAREAAEHAAAADVGRLVLTHLVPWNDRDVSLKEAKAGDYRGDIELAYVGAEYDL, from the coding sequence GTGCGGGTCACTGTGATCGGCTGCTCCGGCAGCTTTCCCGGGCCGGAGAGCCCCGCGTCCAGCTACCTGATCGAGGCGGACGGCTACGCCATGCTGCTCGACCTCGGCAACGGCGCGCTCGGGTCGCTCCAGCGCTTCCACCCGCTGTACGAGATCGACGCCGTCTGCATCTCGCACCTGCACGCCGACCACTGCCTCGACCTGTGCGGCTACTGGGTGGCGCGGACCTATCGGCCGAGCGGCCCGCCGCCGCGGATCCCGGTGCACGGCCCCGAGGGCACCGCCGCCCGCCTCGCGCGGGCCTACGACCTCGACCCCGACCCCGGCATGACCGGGACGTTCGACTTCGAGACGCTGCGCCGCGGCCCCTATGACATCGGCCCGTTCCGCGTCACGACCGCGCTCATGCCGCATCCGGTCGAGGCGTACGCGTTCCGCATCGAGCACGGCGGCAAGGCCCTCGCCTACTCCGGCGACACCGGCGCGTCCGAGACGCTGGTCGACCTGGCGCGCGGGGCCGACCTGTTCCTGTGCGAGGCGTCCTTCCTGGACGGCCCCGGGCTGCCGTCCCGGCTGCACCTGACCGCGCGGGAGGCCGCCGAGCACGCCGCCGCCGCCGACGTCGGACGGCTCGTCCTCACGCACCTCGTGCCGTGGAACGACCGTGACGTCTCCCTCAAGGAGGCCAAGGCGGGCGACTACCGCGGCGACATCGAACTCGCGTACGTGGGCGCCGAGTACGACCTCTGA